Part of the Melitaea cinxia chromosome 14, ilMelCinx1.1, whole genome shotgun sequence genome is shown below.
GTCAGGAGGCCGCTTCCCCATCGAACCACTCCCTCAGCCACTGCCGCAACTCCCGGGGTCAGAGGGTTGCCATTAGGAGATTTAGGCGAAACTCCCTTTTCCGCGACAGGCGGCAGAGTAGGCCTGGCGCATCCCGTTCTTCTTTCGTATATTCTCTTACTGGTATCATCTATATCAGTCTCCAATAGACCCTTTTTGTCTCCTCCACGTTTCACTTCCAAACTCCTCTTACTCTCTTCCTGTCTTTGAATCCATTTTGGATCGGAGTCTCTTCTTTTCGCGCTGTCGTTCGAGTCTTGTCGACAGAGCAATGATTTCTTTAAGCTTTCGGTCGAATCCTGTTTGACGACCGGCTTTTTATCGTTCTCCTTAGCGGGGCACTTTTTATCATCTTTAGATAGGAGTGCTCTTTTCAAACTGTCAGTGGAGTCTTGTTTGTTGATGAGTTTGCGGGGACACTCAGTGTTGAGGGAGTCGGTTGTTTTAGAAATTAGGAGTTTCGGGTAGTCGTAAGGAGCATGATCGTTGGACGGAGGGTTTAATTCGAGAGATCTTCGGTTTTTCTTCTTATCGGCTGGAGCAATCTGAGCTTTGGCCGGCAGTAGGCGCCGCGGCAGCAGGCTGCGGTGATCAGCGAGAGGCGATTCTGGTCGCAACATGATTGGCGGCGATGTCGCACTGCCGCTGACTAGAACTcgcctgaaacaaaaaaaaataaaccaatatTATCATTATGAAAACGTTTATaaccaaaaaaaagtaaaattgctAGAAAATTCACTCAAATTAAAAGGCTCACAAATgatgtgttattttatttacaactaatttaattaaaattgcaaGCTTGTTGCTGTTCGAAACGTTTTAcgcttcagcatgtaatatcccactatttgggcatagtcctctttccccatgtaggagaaggatcagagcttaatccaccacgccgctccaatgcgggttggcgcatgtatccctactatgagtaacgatcgctatcaggtgtacatgataacaaccgggaccgacggcttaacatgaaACTGAAACTAGCAGCTAGCAGCTAGCAGCCACAATTAAATGACACTGAAACTAGAAGCCACGCTTTATATCTCTTAAAAAAGCAACAGATTAAGTTGTAACTGTACAGAAAGTAGTGACGTTATATCATCTCGTTGTGAAAAAGATCTAAAGGGTAAATtccaccccttctattttttatatttaaaaacccaaacagggaggttaattcgatataaaagcaaaaaatctatgtctttaagcatgaaataaggttaaaatttaaatcaaaggtcgtttagaatattaaaaaaaaaaaaaaaattagaaaaaaaggtaaaaaaataaataatccactttgattatttttttaatattgcaatttcCCTAAGGAggcaattatattgtatttgtgaaagtaatcatatctctgctcgtggacactacattttgttgtaacttcgtagaaacctttctattactgtctagaaacgatgataaaaatttcaaaagggatactcaatcccttctattttttttttttttttattttttttctctaagacaatgcctatatactactttttcaaatgtctatatctctgctcgtggacactacattttgttgtaacttcgtagaaacctttatattactatctagaaacgatgataaaaatttcaaaagggatactcaaccccttctattttttttaatttttttttctctaagacaacgcctatgtaccatttcttcaaatgtctatatctctgctcgtggacactacattttgttgtaatttcgcagaaacctttctgttactgtctagaagcgatggtaaaaatttcaaaagggatactcaatcccttctatttttttttattttttttttctctaagacaacgcctatgtaccatttcttcaaatgaatatatctctgctcgtggacactacattttgttgtgacttcgcagaaacctttctattactgtctaaaaacgatgataaaaatttcaaaagggatactcaatcccttctattttttttattttttttttctctaagacaatgcctatatactatttcttcaaatgtctatatctctgctcgtggacactacattttgttgtaacttcgtagaaacctttatattactatctagaaacgatgataaaaatttcaaaagggatactcaatcccttctagttttttttttttttttttttttcgctaagacaatgcctatatactacttcttcaaatgtctatatctctgctcgtggacactacattttgttgtaacttcgtagaaatctttatattactatctagaaacgatgataaaaatttcaaaagggatactcaaccccttctattttttttaaattttttttctctaagacaacgcctatgtaccatttcttcaaatgtctatatctctgctcgtggacactacatgttgttgtaactttgcagaaacctttctgttactgtccagaaacgatgataaaaatttcaaaagggatactcaatcccttctattttttttatttttttttttctctaagacaacgcctatgtaccatttcttcaaatgtctatatctctgctcgtggacactacattttgttgtaacttcgcagaaacctttctgttactgtctagaaacgatgataaaaatttcaaaagggatactcaaccccttctatttttattttatttttttttttctctagttacaacccttttgaaatttttatcatcgtttctagatagtaatataaaggtttctacgaagttacaacaaaatgtaatgtccacgagcagagatatagacatttaaagaagtagtatataggcaatgtcttagcgaaaaaaaaataaaaaaaaatagaagggattgagtatcccttttgaaatttttatcatcgtttctagacagtaatagaaaggtttctacgaagttacaacaaaatgtagtgtccacaagcagagatatagacatttgaagaaatggtacataggcgttgtcttagagaaaaaaaaaatataaaaaaaatagaagggattgagtatcccttttgaaatttttatcatcgtttctagacagt
Proteins encoded:
- the LOC123659561 gene encoding uncharacterized protein LOC123659561 — encoded protein: MLRPESPLADHRSLLPRRLLPAKAQIAPADKKKNRRSLELNPPSNDHAPYDYPKLLISKTTDSLNTECPRKLINKQDSTDSLKRALLSKDDKKCPAKENDKKPVVKQDSTESLKKSLLCRQDSNDSAKRRDSDPKWIQRQEESKRSLEVKRGGDKKGLLETDIDDTSKRIYERRTGCARPTLPPVAEKGVSPKSPNGNPLTPGVAAVAEGVVRWGSGLLTPKEEPRLRPARSWYGYGTLPTDTDKMGAGAPGPGGRRALELILSGGLKSLARPAKPVRRAASRDSVLSQPQPLLEGLRKCSTVLALTDREKVPEPIRAHNRLRAPSVCSRCSSLLSLAGAGGSRYSLDGAGGVFVPAAPINCKLCLEDATPDKITVISGCGCSFCTRVSLPYYFFISMFFSYTQVAELPSSSRN